A single window of Pseudarthrobacter defluvii DNA harbors:
- a CDS encoding acetoin utilization protein AcuC — translation MTYLPGLSQPAPPTMVAWSLDMTAYNFGPGHPMAPERMDLTARLARSLGLFDLDHVDVAAPDVASDAELQSVHSADYVAAVRRVSADPSQPDESRGLGTEDDPAFAGMHEAAARLAGGSLLAAQRVLDGSAVHAVNFGGGMHHAARERASGFCIYNDAAIAVQKLLDGGVGKVAYIDVDAHHGDGTQNIFWDDPRVLTISLHETGLTLFPGTGFANEIGGPAAEGTAVNVALPAGTSDAGWLRAFYAVVPQLVGAFEPGVIVSQHGCDSHRSDPLTHLNLSVDGQRDAANGVGHLAERYCGGRWIATGGGGYNVLDVVPRAWSHLVAIAAGRPVPLRTPVPQVWRQYVAEKYGREAPALMGDDVELWWRSWEVGFDPNDAVDRTVMATRKAVFPLHGLDPWFD, via the coding sequence ATGACATACCTGCCCGGCCTCAGCCAGCCCGCGCCGCCAACAATGGTGGCGTGGAGTCTTGACATGACAGCCTACAACTTTGGTCCGGGCCATCCCATGGCGCCGGAACGGATGGACCTGACGGCCCGCCTGGCCCGCAGCCTGGGGCTCTTCGACCTGGACCATGTTGATGTTGCAGCTCCGGATGTGGCCTCTGACGCTGAGCTGCAGTCCGTTCATTCGGCAGATTACGTTGCGGCGGTCCGCCGGGTCAGTGCAGACCCTTCGCAGCCGGACGAATCCCGGGGGCTGGGAACCGAGGACGATCCCGCCTTTGCCGGCATGCATGAGGCCGCTGCCCGCCTCGCCGGCGGGTCCCTGCTCGCGGCCCAGCGGGTGCTGGACGGGTCTGCGGTGCATGCCGTCAACTTCGGCGGTGGGATGCACCACGCCGCCCGGGAGCGGGCCAGCGGATTCTGCATCTACAACGACGCCGCGATTGCCGTGCAGAAACTGCTTGACGGCGGCGTGGGCAAAGTGGCCTACATCGACGTTGACGCCCACCACGGGGACGGCACCCAGAACATCTTTTGGGACGATCCCCGGGTGCTTACCATCTCGCTGCACGAGACCGGCCTGACCCTCTTTCCCGGCACGGGATTCGCCAATGAAATCGGTGGCCCCGCGGCCGAGGGAACGGCAGTAAATGTGGCCCTGCCTGCCGGCACGTCGGACGCCGGGTGGCTGCGGGCCTTCTACGCCGTGGTCCCGCAACTGGTGGGCGCCTTCGAGCCCGGGGTAATAGTGAGCCAGCACGGCTGCGACTCGCACCGCAGCGACCCCCTCACGCACCTCAACCTCAGCGTGGACGGCCAACGCGACGCAGCGAACGGCGTGGGACATTTGGCCGAACGCTACTGTGGCGGCCGTTGGATCGCCACCGGCGGCGGAGGGTACAACGTGCTGGACGTGGTGCCGCGGGCCTGGAGCCACCTGGTGGCCATCGCCGCGGGGCGGCCCGTGCCGCTGCGGACGCCCGTGCCCCAGGTGTGGCGGCAGTATGTGGCAGAAAAGTACGGCCGGGAGGCGCCCGCCCTCATGGGTGACGACGTGGAGCTGTGGTGGCGGTCCTGGGAAGTCGGTTTCGATCCCAACGATGCCGTTGACCGCACGGTGATGGCCACGCGGAAAGCCGTCTTCCCGCTGCACGGCTTGGATCCCTGGTTCGACTAG
- a CDS encoding ArsR/SmtB family transcription factor, protein MVTDDVFAVIAESTRRDILVALRTGDKAVGELVEELAASQPTISKHLKVLREAQLVSMRAQGQKRYYALNRGPLEGIASWLETFDVGTGAKAGVSPTSPDQAAAAHLREGVAAAAGPLPPAPRSMEPRTVEPRPMETAQPAREEAPAPVLVREGAELSPAVVIPGGTAAPLSDDSVPQQIGRTVGRAATKAADLLANLPNLPKFGRKK, encoded by the coding sequence ATGGTGACAGACGACGTATTTGCCGTCATAGCGGAATCCACCCGGCGCGACATCCTGGTGGCCCTCCGGACGGGCGACAAAGCCGTAGGGGAACTGGTGGAGGAACTGGCAGCGAGCCAGCCCACCATTTCCAAGCACCTGAAAGTCCTCCGTGAAGCGCAGCTGGTCAGTATGCGCGCGCAGGGCCAGAAGCGGTACTACGCCCTGAACCGGGGACCGCTGGAGGGGATCGCCAGTTGGCTGGAGACGTTCGACGTCGGCACTGGCGCCAAAGCCGGCGTGTCACCAACCAGCCCGGACCAGGCAGCCGCAGCCCACCTGCGGGAGGGCGTTGCCGCTGCCGCCGGGCCCCTGCCCCCGGCCCCGCGGTCCATGGAACCGCGCACCGTGGAACCACGGCCCATGGAGACCGCCCAGCCAGCCAGGGAGGAAGCTCCGGCGCCTGTCCTGGTGCGGGAAGGCGCCGAGCTGAGCCCCGCCGTCGTGATTCCCGGCGGCACCGCCGCCCCCCTGAGCGACGACAGCGTTCCGCAGCAAATCGGACGCACGGTCGGCCGGGCCGCCACGAAGGCGGCCGACCTGCTGGCCAATCTCCCCAACCTGCCGAAGTTCGGGCGCAAGAAATAG
- a CDS encoding alpha-hydroxy acid oxidase yields the protein MTHTVQPNNPEATPAPETTDIPAAPAPAKAPSSSALPAALKRRIPKYSDLAPLMQFKKPEFSKEARLKRASTIWELRDIAKRRTPKAPFDYTDGAAEEEITLRRARQAFLDIEFRPGILRNVSTIDLSTDILGKPSRLPVGIAPTGFTRMMQSEGEYAGSQAAEAAGIPYTLSTMGTASIEDVAAAAPNGRNWFQLYLWTDRDRSLELIERAAKAGNDTLMVTVDTAVAGARLRDVRNGMTIPPALTLKTVLDASYRPAWWFNFLTHEPLTFASLSRYTGTVADLINSMFDPTLTFGDLDWLRETWKGKLVVKGIQTVEDARRVVDHGADGVILSNHGGRQLDRAPIPFHLLPEVRQAFDADNTEAAIILDTGIMSGADIVAALAMGADFTLIGRAYLYGLMAGGRAGVDRTLQILEKDMARTMALLGVSRVSELGPDHVRLLGR from the coding sequence ATGACCCACACCGTCCAGCCCAACAACCCGGAGGCTACCCCGGCGCCGGAGACCACGGACATCCCCGCAGCCCCGGCACCTGCCAAGGCCCCGTCGTCGTCCGCCCTGCCCGCTGCCCTGAAGCGCCGCATCCCCAAGTACTCAGACCTGGCCCCGCTGATGCAGTTCAAGAAGCCCGAATTCAGCAAGGAAGCACGGCTGAAGCGGGCAAGCACCATCTGGGAACTGCGCGACATTGCCAAGCGCCGCACGCCCAAGGCGCCCTTCGACTACACAGACGGTGCGGCCGAAGAGGAGATCACCCTCCGCCGCGCCCGCCAGGCGTTCCTTGACATCGAATTCCGGCCTGGCATCCTGCGCAACGTCTCCACCATCGACCTCAGCACCGACATCCTGGGCAAGCCGTCCCGCCTGCCCGTGGGCATCGCCCCCACCGGCTTCACCCGGATGATGCAGTCCGAGGGCGAATACGCGGGCTCCCAGGCCGCCGAAGCCGCCGGCATCCCCTACACCCTGTCCACCATGGGGACCGCCTCCATCGAGGACGTGGCCGCCGCCGCGCCGAACGGGCGCAACTGGTTCCAGTTGTACCTGTGGACGGACCGGGACCGCTCGCTGGAACTGATCGAGCGCGCTGCCAAGGCAGGCAACGACACCCTGATGGTCACCGTGGACACCGCCGTGGCCGGCGCCCGCCTCCGCGACGTACGCAACGGCATGACCATCCCGCCGGCGCTGACGCTCAAGACCGTTCTCGACGCGTCCTACCGGCCCGCCTGGTGGTTCAACTTCCTCACCCACGAGCCGCTGACCTTCGCCTCGCTGTCCCGCTACACCGGCACCGTGGCGGACCTGATCAACTCCATGTTCGATCCCACGCTCACGTTCGGGGACCTGGACTGGCTGCGTGAAACCTGGAAGGGCAAGCTGGTGGTCAAGGGCATCCAGACCGTGGAGGACGCCCGCCGCGTGGTGGACCACGGCGCCGACGGGGTGATCCTGTCCAACCACGGCGGCCGCCAGCTGGACAGGGCCCCCATCCCGTTCCACCTGCTCCCCGAGGTCAGGCAGGCTTTCGATGCCGACAACACGGAGGCCGCCATCATCCTGGACACCGGCATCATGAGCGGCGCGGACATCGTGGCGGCCCTGGCCATGGGCGCCGACTTCACGCTGATCGGGCGCGCCTACCTCTACGGGCTGATGGCCGGCGGCCGTGCCGGCGTGGACCGAACCCTGCAGATCCTCGAAAAAGACATGGCCCGCACCATGGCGCTCCTGGGCGTCAGCCGCGTTTCCGAGCTGGGCCCGGACCACGTGCGGCTGCTGGGAAGGTAG
- a CDS encoding LacI family DNA-binding transcriptional regulator, translating to MARRSASGRIGIADVAVKAGVSHATVSRVMNGNYTVDPDIAARVRSAAAELKYQPNPVGRSLALGKTDTIGIVVPDLANPTFQAILRGLSRAAAQDGYRVLIADSFEISSEESILAGEARRRCDGLVLCAPRMSDAELEEIAPSLHPMVLINRTTATPGVPSLVVDYGQGVQDIAGHLVELGHTRLAFLAGPPHSASNDMRLRGLETFKAAHPEVEVTMLEGGSDFDTGHEAVDAVLACGATGILAFNDLVAMGLMSGLHERGLDVPGDISVTGFDDIPFARYTTPALTTAAVPITELGEQAWHQLRSLIRNEGNDSSGRYQPRLEVRASTGPAKAPRTTVHG from the coding sequence ATGGCAAGGAGATCGGCAAGCGGCCGGATCGGCATCGCAGATGTCGCCGTGAAGGCGGGGGTTTCGCACGCCACCGTTTCGCGCGTCATGAACGGGAACTACACCGTGGACCCGGACATCGCCGCCAGGGTGCGCTCGGCCGCCGCGGAACTGAAGTACCAGCCCAACCCGGTGGGACGCAGCCTGGCGCTGGGCAAGACGGACACCATCGGCATCGTGGTCCCGGACCTGGCCAACCCCACCTTCCAGGCGATCCTCCGCGGGCTCAGCCGGGCAGCGGCCCAGGACGGCTACCGGGTTCTCATCGCCGACTCGTTCGAAATCTCCAGCGAGGAGTCCATCCTTGCCGGCGAGGCGCGGCGGCGGTGCGACGGGCTGGTCCTGTGCGCCCCGCGCATGTCGGATGCGGAACTGGAGGAGATTGCCCCCTCCCTGCACCCAATGGTGCTGATCAACCGCACCACCGCCACCCCGGGCGTTCCCAGCCTGGTGGTGGACTACGGCCAGGGCGTCCAGGACATCGCCGGGCACCTGGTGGAACTGGGCCACACCCGCCTGGCCTTCCTTGCCGGACCGCCCCACAGCGCCTCCAACGACATGCGGCTTCGGGGATTGGAGACCTTCAAGGCGGCCCACCCAGAGGTTGAAGTGACCATGCTGGAGGGCGGCTCGGATTTCGACACCGGGCATGAGGCAGTGGATGCCGTCCTGGCGTGCGGAGCCACCGGAATTCTTGCCTTCAACGACCTCGTGGCGATGGGCCTGATGAGCGGCCTCCACGAGCGCGGCCTGGACGTTCCCGGCGACATCTCCGTCACCGGCTTCGACGACATCCCCTTTGCCAGGTATACGACGCCGGCACTCACCACGGCCGCGGTCCCCATCACCGAACTGGGCGAACAGGCCTGGCACCAGCTCCGGTCGCTGATCCGCAATGAAGGCAACGATTCGTCCGGCCGCTACCAGCCCCGCCTGGAGGTCCGGGCCAGTACGGGACCGGCCAAGGCGCCCCGCACCACGGTCCACGGCTGA
- a CDS encoding NAD-dependent epimerase/dehydratase family protein, with the protein MSRIFVTGGSGRLGRSVVAGLAQAGHEVVSVDRDAVPAELLPAGVVQETADLLAPGEALRLIGATKPDAVIHLAAIAVPFSAPEDVIFATNTRLAFAVISAATELGVSRIVTASSPTVLGYGCPAGWLPPSFPLDERTPPKPWNAYALSKLIAEQTVQMFAAAQGEKIRYAAFRPCFVISPEEWAGAPTQQGHTLAERLADPALSAPALFNYVDARDVADFLDLLLTKMEDIPNGETFFVGAADALATAPLAELMPKFLPGSEALSAGLTGTSPAFSIAKAQALLGWQPKRSWRIELKSHQPLNDEASTLVTAGGGGKETP; encoded by the coding sequence ATGAGCAGGATATTCGTAACCGGCGGCTCCGGCCGCCTGGGCCGCAGCGTGGTGGCGGGCCTGGCGCAGGCGGGCCACGAGGTAGTCTCAGTGGACCGCGACGCCGTGCCCGCTGAACTGCTGCCGGCCGGCGTCGTCCAGGAAACCGCCGACCTCCTGGCGCCGGGCGAGGCCTTGCGGCTGATCGGGGCAACAAAGCCCGACGCCGTCATCCACCTTGCAGCCATCGCCGTCCCGTTCAGCGCGCCCGAGGACGTCATTTTCGCCACCAACACCCGGCTCGCCTTCGCGGTCATCAGTGCGGCGACCGAGCTGGGCGTGTCCAGGATCGTCACCGCCAGCAGCCCCACCGTCCTCGGTTATGGATGCCCGGCGGGCTGGCTGCCGCCGTCGTTCCCGCTGGACGAGCGGACGCCGCCGAAGCCCTGGAACGCCTACGCCCTGTCAAAGCTCATCGCCGAACAGACCGTGCAGATGTTCGCCGCGGCGCAAGGGGAGAAGATCCGCTACGCGGCGTTCCGGCCGTGCTTTGTGATCTCCCCGGAGGAGTGGGCCGGCGCGCCGACCCAGCAGGGCCACACCCTTGCGGAGCGGCTGGCCGATCCTGCCCTGTCCGCGCCCGCCCTGTTCAACTACGTGGACGCGCGGGACGTGGCGGACTTCCTGGACCTGCTGCTAACAAAAATGGAAGACATTCCCAATGGGGAAACCTTCTTCGTCGGAGCAGCAGATGCTCTTGCCACAGCGCCCCTCGCGGAACTGATGCCGAAATTCCTGCCGGGCAGCGAAGCGCTCAGCGCCGGCCTCACCGGCACGAGCCCGGCGTTTTCCATTGCCAAGGCCCAGGCACTGCTGGGCTGGCAGCCCAAGCGCAGCTGGCGAATCGAACTGAAGTCCCACCAACCCCTCAACGACGAGGCTTCCACGCTGGTCACCGCCGGCGGCGGAGGCAAGGAGACACCATGA
- a CDS encoding 5-dehydro-4-deoxyglucarate dehydratase: MKFDGVLFFPVTPYAADGSVDVKLLKEHISSRLPFGPGGVFPACGTGEFHALSIDEVRTVVAAAVEVVAGALPVVAGAGGPLGHALAAARAAEEAGADALLVLPPYLVTGPTDGLVAYIEAVANASSLPVIVYHRGNAKFTAASMAKLAANPKVIGFKDGLGDVGLAQEIVSAVRATGRTDFAFFNGLLTAELTQGAYRGLGIPLYSSAAFAMAPEIAKAYYDAYVSGDEDRRNALLEGFYAPLVRLRDQTPGFGVSLIKAGLRLGGLPVGSVRPPLVDPTEEQLVELKAILAKGHELAGR, translated from the coding sequence ATGAAATTTGACGGCGTACTGTTTTTCCCCGTCACCCCCTACGCGGCAGACGGTTCCGTTGACGTGAAACTGCTGAAGGAACACATCAGCTCCCGGCTGCCTTTCGGGCCCGGCGGCGTGTTCCCTGCCTGCGGGACCGGCGAATTCCACGCCCTCAGCATCGACGAGGTCCGCACCGTGGTGGCGGCCGCCGTCGAGGTTGTTGCCGGGGCGCTCCCCGTGGTGGCCGGTGCAGGCGGACCGCTGGGCCACGCCCTGGCCGCAGCCCGCGCCGCTGAGGAAGCCGGCGCGGACGCCCTCCTGGTGCTGCCGCCCTACCTGGTCACCGGTCCCACGGACGGGCTGGTGGCCTACATCGAGGCGGTAGCCAACGCCAGCAGCCTGCCGGTCATCGTGTACCACCGCGGCAACGCGAAGTTCACTGCCGCGTCGATGGCCAAGCTTGCGGCGAACCCCAAGGTCATCGGCTTCAAGGACGGCCTGGGCGACGTCGGCCTGGCCCAGGAGATCGTCTCCGCCGTCCGCGCCACCGGCCGGACTGACTTCGCCTTCTTCAACGGGCTGCTGACCGCCGAACTGACCCAGGGCGCCTACCGCGGCCTGGGCATCCCGCTGTACTCCTCTGCAGCGTTCGCCATGGCCCCGGAAATCGCCAAGGCCTACTACGACGCCTACGTTTCAGGCGACGAGGACCGGCGCAACGCCTTGCTGGAGGGCTTCTACGCGCCCCTGGTCCGGTTGCGCGACCAGACCCCCGGCTTCGGCGTTTCCCTGATCAAGGCAGGCCTGCGGCTGGGCGGGCTGCCGGTTGGTTCGGTGCGGCCGCCGCTGGTGGACCCCACGGAAGAACAGCTGGTGGAGCTCAAGGCGATCCTGGCCAAGGGCCACGAGTTGGCCGGACGCTGA
- a CDS encoding mandelate racemase/muconate lactonizing enzyme family protein: MSAPAAESVRTVPRITGLATRLITVPLRRHWGADAPENHVIATELSTDDGGTGFGFSWTPTIGPQAVKALLDHDIAPFVTGLPASPEAVWDAVWKRLHEAGGGGLTTIAMAGVDLALWDLQARRAGTSVTGLLGQRQESAEVYGSGVNLHYTLDELVAQVERWVAAGHQAVKIKVGKPDIREDADRVAAVRSVLGPHRRLMIDANQRWDLPTTFRALDVLAEFGLDWLEEPIRADDLWAYRRLRKHSPVPIALGENLHTIYRFRDFIEAEAVDIIQPNIIRVGGITPFRRIVELARTHSIKVMPHLLPELSGQLALTLAEPTMVEDVEEASFEQLGILDGPSPVCFHSSRVTLADHDGLGFRFKDRLQ; encoded by the coding sequence ATGAGCGCCCCCGCGGCCGAATCCGTCCGCACCGTCCCGCGCATCACGGGCCTTGCCACACGGCTCATTACTGTTCCGCTGCGCCGGCACTGGGGTGCGGACGCGCCGGAGAACCACGTGATCGCCACCGAACTTTCCACGGACGACGGCGGCACGGGCTTTGGCTTCTCCTGGACCCCTACCATCGGCCCACAGGCAGTCAAGGCGCTGCTTGACCACGACATCGCACCCTTCGTCACCGGCCTTCCGGCCTCGCCTGAGGCGGTATGGGACGCTGTGTGGAAGCGGCTGCACGAAGCCGGCGGCGGCGGGCTGACCACCATCGCCATGGCGGGCGTGGACCTTGCGCTGTGGGACCTGCAGGCCCGGCGTGCCGGCACCTCGGTGACAGGTCTTCTGGGGCAGCGCCAGGAATCGGCCGAGGTCTACGGATCAGGGGTCAATCTGCACTACACCCTGGACGAACTGGTGGCGCAGGTGGAACGCTGGGTTGCCGCAGGCCACCAGGCGGTCAAGATCAAGGTGGGCAAGCCGGACATCCGCGAGGACGCCGACCGTGTTGCCGCGGTCCGCTCCGTCCTGGGCCCGCACCGCAGGCTCATGATCGACGCCAACCAGCGGTGGGATCTGCCCACCACCTTCCGCGCCCTGGATGTCCTGGCCGAATTCGGGCTGGACTGGCTGGAGGAACCCATCCGCGCGGACGACCTCTGGGCCTACCGGCGGCTGCGGAAGCATTCGCCGGTGCCTATCGCCCTGGGCGAAAACCTGCACACCATTTACCGGTTCCGCGATTTCATTGAGGCGGAGGCGGTGGACATCATCCAGCCCAACATCATCCGGGTTGGCGGAATAACCCCGTTCCGGAGGATCGTGGAGTTGGCACGGACCCACAGCATCAAGGTGATGCCGCACCTGCTGCCCGAACTGTCCGGACAACTGGCGCTGACCTTGGCGGAGCCCACCATGGTGGAGGATGTCGAAGAGGCGTCCTTCGAACAGCTGGGGATCCTCGACGGGCCCTCTCCGGTGTGTTTCCACAGCAGCAGGGTGACCCTCGCGGACCACGACGGGCTGGGTTTCCGCTTCAAGGACAGGCTGCAATGA